Within Palaemon carinicauda isolate YSFRI2023 chromosome 14, ASM3689809v2, whole genome shotgun sequence, the genomic segment ACATTCTATATGCCTCCACATCAGATAAAAACATTGCACATTAGACATCTTTTCCACTTGTAGAAAACTCATTTGATGTTAGgtgcaaattaaataaaaattctcaagaATAAAAAACATTTAACTCAGTCTAGAGTGATATAGTAAATAATTATAAGCAATATGTGTTCTGCATGTAACCAAGCAAGAAAACGGATAActttataacaaaaattaaaagcagaTCTTGTTCAAATTGAGGCTAAATCATCGTGGGAAAAATTGAGGTCGATATCAAAATTACTGGCTTTCACTATGTGCTACTGGCAAGCAGTTACACGATACTACTGGAAGATGTGAGAGGTGTAAACTATGCTGGCATTTATCGTTGCAAGGAAAAATTGCAATATATGAAATAATGTATTTTACTGGATCTCCTACACACGTAACAGTGACTATTTTGTATTTAAATCAAAAGCACTTTTGGTCCCTACTCTACCATTTAATAAAGTAAATACCTCGCTCGGATCCAATACACTGATTACCCTCCTCTTTATAAGTATCTATCAATGTTCTTTTTGTCAAAATTCTTCCACGCCTTACCACCATGGACTCGATTCAGGTAGGAGACAAAAAAACCCTGAAACATCAGCAACAGAATATCAAAAAACCATATTCACTCACAAAAACTTGTCCACCAGACAATTCACAGTTTCAAAGAACACATCTGGGAtagttaaacataaaaaaaaaagcatgaatccaaaagtacttcattcttttattTGTACCTCAATTATTAAACTAATGTCAGATGCCCCAAATTGCAAGTTAACGTGTCCTCGCATCAATTTAATGCGGACTCCTAACCTAAATTCTAATCTGGCTCTGAAACAGGGCACCTTTATGGATGGAAGAATGGCACACGGCCAACGAAGCATCATCGTTACCGCAACTCTTACATTAATGCGACGTAATCACAAGCGCAGGAAACTTCTGtacaagaaaaataaatttcctatTGTCCACCTGAACCTTACCAATGTTATGACTAGGTCTTGGCCAAATAAAATTGAATTGCAATCTGGATTGCCTAACATTGCCATAAACTGATCTAGCTTTGTAAAATGACACTACTAAATTGACCAGAATTCTCTACTGTTGTGAAAAATGAAGCACTAATGGACAGTACATAAATCTAATACCttgaatagaatataaatatatctaatagtCTATTTCATTATGTGCCTCCTCCTCTTCTTCGAACTTCGTTCCGTTCTTTGCTCGTTCTTCTTCGTCCTTCATGGGGAAATTGTTGTAGTAAGTGTTGCCATACTCTGGATAATCTgcaaattataatatattaaaacatGAAGTTTGTCAACTTTGCTCATTTTTACTTGTCTTAATATTACCCTACAGTataatttctgggctcgacctgagtcgctccgtgaaatgctccttaaagcaccatttctaaggcataaatattgctaaatataccacaGAAAAAAGGAATGCATGGAATGGCAGGAATTAACCAAGCTCGCTCActcaatgagtgtcggtatagttactggggcgtgatagaaccacaaccataggtccctcaccagttagacctctccttcatcaacatcccctactacgactatcctccctTCACCCCTACCCAGCCCCCTACCTTCATTCCTCTTTAGCACCAGTGAAGATTCAGCATCTTAATATTACCCTACAGTATAATTTATCATAAGAATAAATAATTAAACTTCAGAATATTCGATATCCTGATTTACGtagctttttttatatttctcacaCTAGTTTTGCCTACCATTCTTAATTACAGTAAAGTATTACAGAAAAATTCTTAAATTATTACAgtatattattcaagaaaaaacagaaaattttctatttgcagtattcaGTACATACCATCTTCAGGCTCCTGTTTAATCTTGACAATTTCTTCACCCTCTTCACCTGGAACACGTTCCCTGCGTTCTCTGTCCCTTGAAAAAAGgtaaattaatcatttaaaatcaaGTATATACAAAGGCAACTAAATGACCCATTACCTTGGGTAActtatcaaataaataataaattcaaaCAGAACCAAATACCATTTGAAAATTAAACTCACCTGTCTCTACGGTGCTTCCTCTCTCGAGATCTGGACCTCCTTTTGCGATCTCTGGAACGAGATCTGTGACGCCTTCTCTCTCTTTCGTCACCTTCTTCAGGCGCTGTCGCCCCTCTCTCACGCGAGCGCGTTCTTCGACGTTTGCGATCTCGGCTGTTGGAGAAAACCAAAACAATTTAATGACCAATACATCAGTAAACAACATGGATTATTATTGACACCACGTGTATTAACCACTGGATAGACATGCCTCTtccataaatattcaaaatattctatttaatgcAAAAGACATCTTTTTAACATTGCATCATTTACGcaagaataattattatttaaaaatacatttcatgatatatttatcattcttattaaatGAATTCTAAAACTTAAAAGGAACATATATACCTTCGGGATCTTCTCCGTCTCTCTCTGGGCTCACGCTCCCTCTCCCTAGAGCGCGTACGTCTCCTTTCACGGTCACGTTCCCTTTCAGCTCGCTCTGGACGTTCACCACCACGCTCCCTTAAAGAGTGAAAGGATTCAAATGAATTATGGCTGATGTAATTGCACAGTTACTTGGAAAATTTCCCAACAGGAGAACATGTCTTTCAACTGTACAGTACTTTGAATAATGGGAATCAAAATTTCCAGTGAAACTTAACTTTCCAAAATTCCAGATAAAATCTAAATTCAAAtatcacaaagaaagaaaaatataactagTATGATATAGATACTAAGGTTATTGACCTAGTGAACATGTCTTTCAACTGTACAGTActttgaaaaattgaaataaaaatttccagTGAAGCCAAATTTACAAAATTTCagataaaattcaaattcaaatatcacaaagaaaaatatatctagTATGATATAGATACTAAGGTTATTGACTGATTCAGTTTCAGTTTAAGACGCCACACTGGCCGACGAGTGAAACAAGTCGCGAACTTACTCAACACGCTCTTCTTCTCGCCCACTTCCCCGTTTACGGTCATCCTCTCGGCCAGAATGTTTAATATTTACATCCGATCCACCGCGTCTGGTACCTCCCAATCCTCCtcctataataaaaaaacaattatcagTTAGAGGAAAAGTAACCCAGAAATTTCTAAAGTTATCTAAATGCATCTTAGGGTAATTACTGAGAAAGTACTTTCTAGCATAAAGTGTTTGAGTAACGAATAACCACAACATACTTCATTCTTCTTAAGGAATTCTAGAAGCAGTGAATATTAGGGATTTTCCAAATTGATAAGGGATATAAGTCCTTATTTTGCATAACATCAAGCTACAATTTTCCTAAAACATTCCCAGTTGATagcatcaaaataagaaaatatttacatatgttGTCACACTTCTAGGTTAAGCCATTCATACTTTTTACACAAGAAATATGAAAGGATTAGTTATGCCCGAAAACAGCTCAATTCCCTCAACACTGCAGTTAAACCAAATGAACTATGAACATGCAGACATACAGCAAGTCTATTTTTCTCTCAATGCACTTAATGGGAAAAAGACAACTCTATTACAATAAAACTTACACAATGAACAGTATGATAGTCAATGCTCGACAAGTTTCTCCAACATCATCAATAAAAGAAAAGCCTATTCACAAATTAATTGCTTGAatgctaggaggattaatactgctGATGCCCTGACTCAAAGTTCTTACCAGAACCCGTGAAGCAAGGTTTAAGCCAGGTTTACCAGTCAGACTGTCAGTTCTTGCAACGCCATTGACTAGTAAAAAAGGTCTTGGAACCAAAGTCATCTACGGAACTAGTGTTATTATTAACCATTTACCGTCTCTTTTATACATTGTTATCTATATGATACCTTTTGTGCAGAATTCTTAAAACGTTTTATGACTAGgtttaaaaatttttaattttcagaaaataacagaaaaaatccATACACAAATCAATCACtcactactctggaagatggtttaaataggattcgATTGAGCCCATGATAACAGACAGCTACCTGCCTTTAGGGAAAAATCAGTAACAGTTGTGAGAATATCacaagctatacacacacacatacatatataaaggtacttcccccacttttgggggtagcc encodes:
- the snRNP-U1-70K gene encoding U1 small nuclear ribonucleoprotein 70 kDa isoform X2 produces the protein MTQYLPPNLLALFAPRDPIPYLTPVDKLTWEKKTDGYSGIGNLMMRFEDPKDTPPPTRVETREERLLRKRREKAEQMQYKLEQEIALWDPHNNEQGTGDPYKTLFVSRINYDTSESKLRREFEIYGPIKKIVLTHNVKTGKPRGYAFIEYEHERDMHSAYKHADGKKIDNRRVLVDVERARTVKGWLPRRLGGGLGGTRRGGSDVNIKHSGREDDRKRGSGREEERVEERGGERPERAERERDRERRRTRSREREREPRERRRRSRSRDRKRRRTRSRERGATAPEEGDERERRRHRSRSRDRKRRSRSRERKHRRDRERRERVPGEEGEEIVKIKQEPEDDYPEYGNTYYNNFPMKDEEERAKNGTKFEEEEEAHNEIDY
- the snRNP-U1-70K gene encoding U1 small nuclear ribonucleoprotein 70 kDa isoform X1; translated protein: MTQYLPPNLLALFAPRDPIPYLTPVDKLTWEKKTDGYSGIGNLMMRFEDPKDTPPPTRVETREERLLRKRREKAEQMQYKLEQEIALWDPHNNEQGTGDPYKTLFVSRINYDTSESKLRREFEIYGPIKKIVLTHNVKTGKPRGYAFIEYEHERDMHSAYKHADGKKIDNRRVLVDVERARTVKGWLPRRLGGGLGGTRRGGSDVNIKHSGREDDRKRGSGREEERVEERGGERPERAERERDRERRRTRSREREREPRERRRRSRSRDRKRRRTRSRERGATAPEEGDERERRRHRSRSRDRKRRSRSRERKHRRDRDRERRERVPGEEGEEIVKIKQEPEDDYPEYGNTYYNNFPMKDEEERAKNGTKFEEEEEAHNEIDY